One window of the Streptobacillus canis genome contains the following:
- a CDS encoding DNA-methyltransferase: MIVFMSILRIETLVEIANEFGFYYKTTGIWHKTNPMPRNMNLHFVNSNECWIYFTYKTKTGTFNNKGKLVLDYIETFVTTAREKKLGKHPTQKPIILFEHFIRLLSNEGDLVVDPFLGSGSSAIASYRLNKNFIGVELEEKNAKLANMRVEDEKTSY; the protein is encoded by the coding sequence ATGATAGTTTTTATGTCAATATTAAGGATTGAAACTCTTGTTGAAATAGCAAATGAATTTGGTTTTTATTATAAAACCACTGGAATTTGGCACAAAACAAATCCAATGCCTAGAAATATGAATTTACATTTTGTTAATTCAAATGAGTGCTGGATATATTTTACTTATAAAACAAAAACAGGAACATTCAATAATAAAGGTAAATTGGTTCTAGACTATATTGAAACATTTGTTACGACTGCTAGGGAAAAGAAATTAGGTAAACATCCAACACAAAAGCCAATTATATTATTCGAACATTTTATAAGATTGCTTTCAAATGAGGGCGATTTAGTAGTAGATCCATTTCTAGGAAGCGGTTCTTCTGCAATTGCAAGCTATAGATTAAATAAAAATTTTATCGGTGTTGAATTAGAAGAAAAAAATGCTAAATTAGCGAATATGAGGGTAGAAGATGAAAAGACAAGTTATTGA
- a CDS encoding DNA cytosine methyltransferase, with product MKRQVIDLFSGVGGLSKGFFDSGFEIVLANEVDYSIANSYKKNHPKVKMINEDISKLDIDDVFNEYKNIDVIVWGPPCQGFSQKGKRKIMDDPHNYLFKYFFEVVSVVRPKYFVLENVPNILTANNGHFKDEIYSLCSSNGYTL from the coding sequence ATGAAAAGACAAGTTATTGATTTGTTTTCTGGAGTTGGTGGACTATCTAAAGGATTTTTCGACTCAGGATTTGAAATTGTTTTAGCAAATGAAGTTGACTATTCTATAGCTAATTCTTATAAAAAAAATCATCCTAAAGTGAAAATGATTAATGAAGATATTTCAAAATTAGATATTGATGATGTTTTTAATGAGTATAAAAATATAGACGTAATTGTTTGGGGACCACCTTGTCAAGGATTTTCTCAAAAAGGGAAAAGAAAAATAATGGATGATCCACATAATTATTTATTTAAATATTTTTTTGAGGTAGTTAGTGTTGTTAGACCGAAGTATTTTGTGCTAGAAAATGTACCCAACATATTAACTGCAAATAACGGACATTTTAAAGACGAAATTTATAGCTTATGTTCCAGTAATGGTTACACGTTATGA
- a CDS encoding ArsR/SmtB family transcription factor — protein sequence MTKKFNAIERCDCNVIHEDIVNQVRDKMPQEESLYELAELFKVFGDSTRIRILWALHEAEMCVCDIAVLLNMTQSAISHQLRVLKQANLVKNRKEGKVVYYSLVDDHVREIFDQGLIHINEK from the coding sequence ATGACTAAAAAATTTAATGCAATTGAAAGATGTGACTGCAATGTAATTCATGAGGATATTGTAAATCAAGTTAGAGATAAAATGCCTCAAGAAGAAAGCCTTTATGAACTAGCAGAATTATTTAAAGTATTTGGAGATTCAACACGAATCAGGATATTATGGGCTTTACATGAAGCTGAAATGTGTGTTTGTGATATCGCTGTATTACTTAACATGACACAATCAGCAATTTCCCATCAGCTGAGAGTCTTAAAGCAAGCTAATTTAGTGAAAAACAGAAAAGAAGGCAAAGTAGTATATTATTCATTAGTTGATGATCATGTAAGAGAAATATTTGACCAAGGTCTAATTCATATCAACGAGAAGTAG
- a CDS encoding cation transporter: MKKKFILEGLGCANCAAKIEKAINELDGVKEATVNFMTTKLVIDGEDEKMPTIIAEMEKIVKKIEPDTTMKKA; encoded by the coding sequence ATGAAAAAGAAATTTATACTTGAAGGTTTAGGTTGTGCAAATTGCGCGGCAAAAATAGAAAAGGCTATTAATGAGCTTGATGGAGTGAAAGAAGCTACTGTTAACTTTATGACCACAAAACTCGTTATTGATGGTGAGGATGAAAAAATGCCAACAATAATAGCAGAGATGGAAAAAATAGTTAAAAAAATCGAACCCGATACAACTATGAAAAAGGCTTAA